The following proteins are co-located in the Acinetobacter sp. NCu2D-2 genome:
- the map gene encoding type I methionyl aminopeptidase, translating into MRAGAISIKTEQDIEKLRISGRLAAEVLAMIGEHVKPGVSTEYLDDLCNDYIVNTLKVIPANVGYYGYTKTTCISPNEVVCHGIPSAKTILQDGDIINIDVAIIKDGYFGDTSRMYYVGSIKPEAKRLVDTTYEAMVAGIHAVKPGATLGDVGYAIQSVAHREGYSIVREYCGHGIGKVYHEQPNVLHYGQPGQGIELKKGMVFTIEPMVNAGKARVKELKDGWTVVTADKSLSAQWEHMVYVTDTGFELLTPWPEGTGEYPAI; encoded by the coding sequence ATGAGAGCTGGTGCAATTAGCATTAAAACAGAACAAGATATCGAAAAACTTCGTATCTCGGGGCGTTTGGCTGCAGAGGTGCTGGCCATGATTGGCGAACATGTGAAGCCTGGTGTAAGCACGGAATATTTAGATGACCTGTGTAATGATTATATTGTAAATACTTTAAAAGTAATTCCTGCTAACGTGGGTTATTACGGTTATACCAAAACGACTTGTATTTCTCCCAATGAAGTGGTTTGCCATGGTATTCCATCCGCAAAAACAATCTTGCAAGACGGCGACATTATTAACATTGATGTCGCGATTATTAAAGATGGCTACTTCGGTGATACCAGTCGTATGTACTATGTCGGTAGTATCAAACCTGAAGCAAAACGCTTAGTTGATACCACTTATGAAGCAATGGTTGCCGGCATTCATGCAGTTAAGCCGGGTGCAACTTTAGGTGATGTCGGCTATGCCATTCAAAGTGTAGCTCACCGTGAGGGTTATAGCATTGTGCGTGAATATTGCGGTCATGGGATTGGTAAGGTCTACCATGAGCAACCGAATGTTTTACATTATGGTCAACCGGGTCAAGGCATCGAGCTTAAAAAAGGCATGGTGTTTACCATTGAACCGATGGTCAATGCAGGTAAGGCACGTGTTAAAGAACTCAAAGATGGCTGGACTGTAGTGACTGCCGATAAATCTTTATCTGCGCAGTGGGAACATATGGTTTATGTGACGGATACAGGTTTTGAATTATTGACTCCATGGCCAGAAGGGACAGGCGAATATCCTGCAATTTGA
- a CDS encoding LysR substrate-binding domain-containing protein encodes MLTDLDDFYCFAQVVEHGGFSAAERATDIPKSKLSRRVYNLEERLGVRLIQRSSRHFAVTDVGMNVYRHAQVMMNAAQAAHDLVDHLSTEPRGTIKVSLPVSIAQHELAHVLPAFLKQYPQIKVQMMVSNRRVDLINEGFDLALRVRSNLDADPNLVIRQFDKIEQHLYASQGYLNEFGDLKDPEQLSEHKILSMSEEHTEQFLVLQNAEQQQKKVRVMPTVLGSDLIMMSKLAAAGCGISLLPDNVVHHYVERGELVKVLPEWKSAQGIFHMVYPSRRGLLPAVRVFIDYLVEHLHQVPAPKPH; translated from the coding sequence ATGCTGACTGATCTTGATGACTTTTATTGTTTTGCTCAAGTGGTCGAACATGGTGGTTTTAGTGCAGCTGAGCGCGCAACCGACATTCCCAAGTCTAAACTCAGTCGTCGCGTCTATAATCTTGAAGAACGTTTAGGTGTTCGCTTAATTCAGCGTAGTTCCCGTCACTTCGCTGTCACTGATGTCGGGATGAATGTTTATCGACATGCTCAAGTCATGATGAATGCGGCACAAGCTGCACATGATTTGGTTGATCATTTAAGTACAGAACCTCGCGGTACGATTAAGGTCAGCTTACCGGTATCTATTGCGCAACATGAACTGGCACACGTCCTTCCAGCATTTTTAAAACAATATCCACAAATTAAGGTCCAGATGATGGTCTCGAATCGTCGGGTTGATCTGATTAATGAAGGTTTTGATCTAGCCTTACGTGTGCGTTCAAACCTCGATGCAGATCCGAATCTAGTCATTCGCCAGTTTGATAAAATCGAACAACATCTATATGCCAGCCAAGGCTATTTAAATGAATTTGGTGATTTAAAAGATCCTGAGCAACTCTCTGAACATAAAATTCTGAGCATGAGTGAAGAACATACTGAACAGTTCTTAGTACTACAAAATGCCGAGCAACAACAAAAGAAAGTTCGTGTCATGCCAACGGTATTAGGATCTGATCTGATTATGATGAGCAAACTAGCAGCGGCGGGTTGTGGAATTTCACTATTGCCTGACAACGTAGTACATCACTATGTAGAACGCGGTGAATTAGTTAAGGTTTTACCTGAATGGAAATCTGCTCAAGGGATTTTCCATATGGTCTATCCTTCACGTCGTGGCTTATTACCCGCAGTACGTGTGTTTATTGACTATTTAGTTGAGCATTTACACCAAGTTCCTGCACCTAAACCTCATTAA
- a CDS encoding alpha/beta fold hydrolase, whose product MPFYQMPDGEQLFVREYGQGQPVLVLSGLGMLSWQWSAFLYLHRKQFRFIIPEWRGFGASSQCKIPQQDAISSHWQDVQALIQQLDLKDVIVIAYSMGATTTMHGLKYGEFAHHIAAYLHIDQTPKISIDDDWPYGLFGEKHTRFKTILKKLSNLLEQNQDKALIQDLAAEDRKRIANLWLDFIALQNNNKYALKAFEWALQQSRLQTYLLPSSRVDYMAWYINNYLHHSEDYREAIRQLNCPVTFFTGMQSQLYPAIGQTQIAQSLSNAQQVCFEKSGHTPLITEPLKFAKEIARFLKENKQSDKIAA is encoded by the coding sequence ATGCCTTTTTATCAAATGCCTGATGGTGAACAACTTTTTGTTCGTGAATATGGTCAAGGTCAACCTGTTTTGGTGTTATCGGGTTTAGGCATGCTCAGTTGGCAATGGTCTGCTTTTTTATATCTTCATCGAAAGCAGTTCCGTTTTATTATTCCTGAATGGCGCGGCTTTGGCGCATCAAGTCAATGTAAAATTCCACAGCAAGATGCGATTTCCAGTCATTGGCAAGATGTTCAGGCTTTAATTCAACAGCTCGATTTAAAAGATGTAATAGTCATTGCTTACTCTATGGGTGCCACCACGACCATGCATGGTTTGAAATATGGTGAATTTGCACATCATATTGCTGCCTATCTTCATATTGACCAAACGCCAAAAATTAGTATCGATGATGACTGGCCATATGGTCTATTTGGAGAAAAACACACCCGTTTTAAAACCATCCTGAAAAAATTATCCAATCTACTTGAACAGAACCAAGATAAGGCCCTTATTCAGGACTTAGCCGCTGAAGATCGAAAACGGATTGCCAATTTATGGCTTGATTTTATTGCCCTGCAAAATAACAACAAATATGCTCTTAAAGCTTTTGAGTGGGCTCTACAGCAAAGTCGATTACAGACTTATTTATTACCTTCGTCACGTGTTGATTACATGGCGTGGTATATCAATAATTATTTACATCATTCAGAAGATTATCGTGAAGCCATTCGACAATTAAACTGTCCTGTCACCTTTTTTACAGGTATGCAATCCCAACTTTATCCTGCAATTGGTCAAACTCAAATTGCACAAAGTCTCTCGAATGCTCAACAAGTTTGTTTTGAAAAATCAGGGCATACCCCTTTAATTACAGAGCCACTTAAATTTGCCAAAGAAATTGCTCGTTTTTTAAAAGAAAATAAGCAATCGGACAAGATCGCAGCCTGA
- a CDS encoding SIR2 family NAD-dependent protein deacylase yields MQKLVVFSGAGISAESGIETFRDSDGLWEKHRIEDVATPEAWAKNPELVQAFYNARRKAIIHTEPNAAHKAVAVLERDFDVHVITQNIDDLHERAGSSKVLHLHGNIRLAKSSNPYLDHEEYYPIEGDRLDLNKDFCKEGFPLRPHVVWFGENVPAYDEAQKCVQDADLFVVIGTSLQVYPVAGLIHEIPLHCQAYYVDPKAAQQSLSTQFFKIPMTASQGMQHLIQLLQSK; encoded by the coding sequence ATGCAAAAATTAGTGGTTTTTTCAGGTGCAGGAATTAGTGCAGAAAGTGGCATCGAAACCTTTCGTGATAGTGATGGTCTATGGGAAAAACACCGAATTGAAGATGTCGCTACCCCTGAGGCTTGGGCGAAAAATCCTGAATTGGTTCAAGCATTTTATAATGCACGCCGCAAAGCCATTATTCACACAGAGCCTAATGCTGCACATAAAGCCGTTGCAGTTTTAGAACGTGATTTTGATGTGCATGTTATTACTCAAAATATTGATGATCTGCATGAACGTGCTGGCAGCAGTAAAGTTTTACATTTACATGGCAATATTCGTTTAGCAAAAAGTTCTAATCCGTATTTAGACCATGAAGAATATTACCCGATTGAAGGTGATCGGCTCGATTTAAACAAAGACTTTTGCAAAGAAGGCTTTCCGCTTCGTCCGCATGTCGTGTGGTTTGGAGAAAATGTGCCTGCATATGATGAAGCACAAAAATGTGTCCAAGATGCTGATTTATTTGTCGTCATTGGGACAAGTTTGCAGGTTTATCCTGTAGCGGGACTCATTCATGAGATCCCTTTGCATTGTCAGGCCTATTACGTTGACCCGAAAGCTGCGCAGCAATCTTTATCCACGCAGTTTTTTAAAATCCCGATGACGGCAAGCCAAGGCATGCAGCACCTGATACAACTGTTACAGTCAAAATAA
- a CDS encoding PadR family transcriptional regulator, whose product MSLSHVLLTSLLEKPSTGIDLARRFDRSMGFFWNATHQQIYRELSQMLQKGWISTIEDEDQSSRKKTYQVEKLGRQALVEWMQQHSEPAQLREELMVRLRAEAQLGGNSTLPELERHLEIHQQQLKIYEQIFAKDFQDADENDRTLYIHKMILQLGIDQERGWIAWLENIIPQLKKFEQ is encoded by the coding sequence ATGTCTTTGTCGCATGTATTACTGACAAGCCTTTTAGAAAAACCCAGTACAGGCATCGATTTAGCTCGTCGCTTTGATCGCTCTATGGGTTTTTTTTGGAATGCGACCCATCAGCAAATATACCGTGAACTCAGTCAAATGTTACAAAAAGGCTGGATCTCGACCATAGAAGATGAAGACCAAAGCTCACGTAAAAAGACTTATCAGGTTGAAAAATTAGGACGTCAGGCTTTAGTTGAATGGATGCAGCAGCATAGTGAACCCGCTCAACTACGTGAGGAACTAATGGTACGACTGCGTGCTGAGGCGCAGCTCGGTGGTAATTCGACCCTGCCCGAATTAGAGCGACACCTAGAAATACATCAACAACAACTGAAAATATATGAGCAAATCTTTGCAAAAGATTTCCAAGATGCAGACGAAAACGACCGCACCCTTTATATTCATAAAATGATTTTACAACTGGGTATTGATCAAGAACGCGGTTGGATCGCTTGGTTGGAAAATATCATTCCACAATTAAAAAAATTCGAACAATAA
- a CDS encoding bifunctional aconitate hydratase 2/2-methylisocitrate dehydratase, with translation MLEAYRQHVAERAALGVPPKPLDDAQTAALVELLKNPPAGEEAFLVDLLENRVPAGVDQAAYVKAAFLAALAKGEATSPLVSKERAVYLLGTMLGGYNVAPLVELLDNAELAELAADALKKTLLVFDAFHDVADKAKAGNKNAQAVLQSWADAEWFTSRKDVPEEIKLTVFKVTGETNTDDLSPAQDAWSRPDIPLHANAMLKNVRDGINPEKPGEVGPLTQIKELVAKGNQVAYVGDVVGTGSSRKSATNSVLWFFGDDIPHIPNKKDGGYCLGGKIAPIFFNTMEDAGALPVEIDVSNMNMGDEITLKIDKAAAKVTAFKNGEQIAESELKTPVLLDEVRAGGRINLIVGRGLTTKAREALGLAPSTLFRTPVQPENSGKGFSLAQKMVGRACGLPEGQGVRPGTYCEPKMTTVGSQDTTGPMTRDELKDLACLGFSADLVMQSFCHTAAYPKPVDVEMQHTLPDFIMNRGGVSLRPGDGIIHSWLNRMLLPDTVGTGGDSHTRFPIGISFPAGSGLVAFAAATGVMPLDMPESVLVKFKGKMQPGITLRDLVHAIPYVAIQEGDLTVEKKGKKNIFSGRILEIDLTEMETDLTVEQAFELSDASAERSAAGCAITLSEEKVAEYLRSNITMLKWMISQGYGDARTMARRVENMEKWLANPSLLKADADAEYTKVYEIDLSTITEPVLCCPNDPDDAKLLSDVAGTKIDEVFVGSCMTNIGHFRAAGKLLDKVPGGSLSTRLWLAPPTRMDERQLMDEGFYNIYGKAGARTEMPGCSLCMGNQARVAPNTTCVSTSTRNFPNRLGQGANVYLASAELASVAAVLGKLPTLEEYQQYAAQIDSMSADIYQYMNFDKMEAYTDAAANVDTKKIAAAQLS, from the coding sequence GTGCTAGAAGCTTACCGCCAACACGTTGCAGAACGTGCCGCACTCGGGGTCCCACCGAAGCCACTTGATGATGCTCAAACAGCTGCATTAGTTGAATTATTAAAAAATCCACCAGCAGGTGAAGAAGCATTCTTAGTAGATTTGCTTGAAAACCGTGTTCCTGCGGGTGTTGACCAAGCTGCTTACGTAAAAGCTGCTTTCTTGGCTGCATTGGCAAAAGGCGAAGCGACTTCTCCTTTAGTTTCTAAAGAACGTGCGGTTTACCTACTAGGTACTATGCTTGGTGGTTATAACGTTGCTCCTTTAGTTGAACTTTTAGACAACGCTGAGCTTGCAGAACTTGCTGCTGACGCACTTAAGAAAACTCTTCTTGTATTTGATGCGTTCCATGACGTTGCTGATAAAGCAAAAGCGGGCAACAAAAACGCGCAAGCAGTTCTTCAATCTTGGGCTGACGCTGAATGGTTCACTAGCCGTAAAGACGTTCCAGAAGAAATCAAACTTACAGTTTTCAAAGTAACTGGCGAAACTAACACTGACGACTTGTCACCTGCACAAGACGCATGGAGCCGTCCAGACATTCCGCTACACGCGAATGCAATGCTTAAAAACGTGCGTGATGGTATCAACCCTGAAAAACCAGGTGAAGTTGGTCCATTAACTCAAATTAAAGAACTTGTTGCGAAAGGCAACCAAGTTGCTTACGTAGGTGACGTTGTTGGTACAGGTTCATCTCGTAAATCTGCAACTAACTCAGTTCTTTGGTTCTTCGGTGATGACATTCCACACATCCCGAACAAAAAAGACGGCGGCTACTGCTTAGGCGGTAAAATTGCTCCGATCTTCTTCAACACGATGGAAGATGCTGGCGCGTTACCAGTTGAAATCGATGTTTCTAACATGAACATGGGCGATGAAATCACCCTTAAAATCGATAAAGCTGCTGCTAAAGTTACTGCGTTCAAAAACGGCGAACAAATTGCTGAATCTGAACTTAAAACTCCAGTACTTCTTGACGAAGTTCGTGCGGGCGGTCGTATTAACCTAATCGTTGGTCGTGGTTTGACTACTAAAGCACGTGAAGCTTTAGGTCTTGCACCTTCAACTTTATTCCGTACGCCTGTACAACCTGAAAACTCTGGCAAAGGCTTCTCTTTAGCTCAGAAAATGGTAGGTCGTGCGTGTGGTCTTCCTGAAGGTCAAGGTGTTCGTCCAGGTACTTACTGCGAACCTAAGATGACTACTGTTGGTTCTCAAGATACAACAGGTCCAATGACTCGTGACGAATTGAAAGACTTGGCTTGCCTAGGTTTCTCTGCTGACCTTGTTATGCAATCTTTCTGTCACACAGCTGCGTATCCAAAACCAGTTGACGTTGAAATGCAACACACGCTTCCTGACTTCATCATGAACCGTGGTGGTGTTTCACTTCGCCCAGGTGACGGTATTATTCACTCTTGGTTAAACCGTATGCTTCTTCCAGATACAGTAGGTACTGGTGGTGACTCACATACTCGTTTCCCAATTGGTATTTCATTCCCAGCGGGTTCTGGTCTTGTAGCGTTTGCTGCAGCAACTGGTGTTATGCCACTTGATATGCCTGAATCTGTTCTTGTTAAGTTCAAAGGTAAAATGCAGCCTGGTATCACGCTTCGTGACCTAGTACATGCAATTCCTTACGTTGCGATCCAAGAAGGCGACTTAACTGTAGAGAAGAAAGGTAAGAAAAACATCTTCTCTGGTCGTATCTTAGAAATCGACTTAACAGAAATGGAAACTGACTTAACTGTTGAGCAAGCATTCGAATTGTCTGATGCATCTGCTGAACGTTCTGCTGCAGGTTGTGCGATCACGCTTTCTGAAGAGAAAGTTGCTGAATACCTACGTTCTAACATCACAATGCTTAAGTGGATGATTTCACAAGGCTATGGCGACGCTCGTACTATGGCTCGTCGTGTTGAGAACATGGAAAAATGGTTGGCTAATCCATCACTTCTTAAAGCTGATGCTGACGCTGAATACACTAAAGTGTACGAAATCGACCTTTCTACCATTACTGAACCAGTTCTTTGCTGCCCGAACGACCCAGATGACGCGAAATTGTTATCTGACGTTGCTGGTACAAAAATTGACGAAGTATTCGTTGGTTCATGTATGACGAACATCGGTCACTTCCGTGCGGCTGGTAAACTTCTAGACAAAGTACCTGGTGGTTCTTTATCTACTCGTCTATGGTTGGCTCCGCCTACTCGTATGGACGAACGTCAATTGATGGACGAAGGTTTCTATAACATTTATGGTAAAGCTGGCGCGCGTACTGAAATGCCAGGTTGTTCATTATGTATGGGTAACCAAGCACGTGTAGCGCCGAACACAACTTGTGTGTCGACTTCTACTCGTAACTTCCCGAACCGTCTAGGTCAAGGTGCGAACGTTTACTTAGCATCTGCTGAGCTTGCGTCTGTTGCTGCTGTACTTGGTAAATTACCAACTCTAGAAGAATACCAACAATACGCTGCTCAAATTGACAGCATGTCAGCTGACATCTATCAATACATGAACTTCGACAAGATGGAAGCGTACACTGACGCTGCTGCGAATGTTGATACGAAGAAAATTGCTGCTGCTCAATTGTCTTAA
- the gltS gene encoding sodium/glutamate symporter: MNFEIDAFGTIVIAVFFLFVGRYLVNKISFFKNYNLPEPVIGGLVAAITAFILYKFFNISASFNAQIQTILMLMFFTSVGLGADFVKLKEGGKSLIIFLFCVIGFVIVQNAVGMSLATMLGLDPLIGLIVGSITLTGGHGTAGAWGEVLETQHGIQGAIVLGMASATFGLIIGGIVGGPVAKFLIKRHNLAEKVAVENGEQQLDEQLKTAPFEHPKKTRLITASNAVTTLGMFALCIFVANQMTEIGQGKWFELPTFVWALGTGVIVRNLLEHVFKVNIFDRAIDVFGNASLSLYLSMALLSLQLWLLADLAGPLVTILIMQTVVLILFTGIVTFKVMGKNYDAAVLSAGHCGFGMGATPTAIANIQAVTNTYGPSHKAFLIIPLCGAFFIDIVNAVVIQTLIAFFGA, encoded by the coding sequence ATGAACTTTGAAATTGATGCCTTTGGCACGATTGTTATTGCGGTGTTTTTTCTTTTTGTTGGACGCTATTTAGTCAATAAAATTAGTTTCTTTAAAAACTACAATTTACCTGAACCTGTGATTGGTGGCTTGGTGGCAGCCATAACGGCATTTATCCTCTATAAATTCTTTAATATCAGTGCTTCATTTAACGCGCAAATCCAAACCATTTTGATGTTGATGTTCTTTACTTCAGTCGGTTTAGGTGCAGACTTTGTCAAACTCAAAGAAGGTGGTAAGTCGCTGATTATCTTCTTATTCTGTGTGATTGGTTTTGTGATTGTACAAAATGCAGTGGGCATGAGTTTGGCGACTATGCTTGGACTTGACCCACTCATTGGATTGATTGTTGGTTCAATTACCTTAACTGGCGGTCATGGTACTGCGGGTGCATGGGGTGAAGTGCTTGAAACCCAACATGGTATTCAAGGTGCAATTGTACTGGGTATGGCAAGTGCCACGTTTGGTCTGATTATTGGCGGGATTGTTGGTGGACCAGTCGCAAAATTTTTAATTAAACGTCATAACCTTGCAGAGAAAGTTGCTGTAGAAAATGGCGAACAACAGCTAGATGAACAACTGAAGACAGCACCTTTTGAGCATCCAAAGAAAACTCGATTAATTACTGCAAGTAATGCAGTGACGACACTTGGGATGTTTGCGCTATGTATATTTGTAGCTAATCAAATGACTGAAATCGGTCAAGGCAAATGGTTTGAGTTACCGACTTTTGTTTGGGCATTGGGAACAGGGGTGATTGTACGTAACCTGCTTGAGCATGTATTTAAGGTGAATATTTTTGACCGTGCCATTGATGTATTTGGCAATGCATCATTGTCGCTTTATCTGTCTATGGCATTGCTTTCACTGCAACTTTGGTTACTTGCAGATTTGGCAGGGCCACTCGTGACGATTTTAATTATGCAAACTGTGGTGCTGATTTTATTTACAGGCATTGTAACTTTTAAAGTTATGGGTAAAAACTACGATGCGGCAGTATTATCAGCGGGTCATTGTGGTTTTGGTATGGGCGCAACACCGACAGCCATTGCCAATATTCAGGCGGTAACTAATACCTATGGACCATCGCATAAAGCCTTTTTGATTATTCCACTTTGCGGTGCATTCTTTATTGATATTGTCAACGCGGTGGTGATTCAAACTTTAATTGCATTCTTTGGTGCTTAA
- a CDS encoding alpha/beta hydrolase family protein, producing the protein MSESKTLTITCVDGYPLSAVFYPSALADSKPFPVLICPATGIVKGFYHHFATWLQQQGYDTMVFDFRGIGGSLHEPLRQSKASIVQWGQRDIPAAIDALLAQTSAEKVIIVGHSAGGQLLGIVPNYDKVAKVVAVSGSTGHVKNIRGRTGFLAPIMFNVIFPIGRYTVGYGPTNKIGMGENLPKDVAREWAQFCSKPGYVINAIGKQIDPSQDFHSKIKCPITAIWATDDDIASEANVKDLIRLYPNAATDIIPLEPKKHGHKVIGHMLMFKRSHQNLWPIIEQQIAA; encoded by the coding sequence ATGTCTGAATCAAAAACATTGACTATAACGTGTGTGGATGGCTATCCATTGAGTGCAGTTTTTTATCCGAGTGCATTGGCTGATTCAAAACCCTTTCCCGTGTTAATTTGTCCTGCAACAGGCATTGTCAAAGGCTTCTATCATCACTTTGCGACGTGGTTGCAACAGCAAGGTTATGACACCATGGTGTTTGATTTTCGTGGGATTGGTGGTTCTTTGCATGAACCCTTACGCCAGTCAAAAGCCAGCATCGTACAATGGGGACAACGTGATATACCTGCTGCCATTGATGCACTACTCGCACAAACTTCTGCTGAAAAAGTGATTATTGTGGGTCATAGCGCAGGTGGTCAGTTACTTGGCATTGTGCCAAATTATGACAAAGTGGCAAAAGTGGTTGCGGTTTCAGGTTCGACCGGTCATGTGAAGAATATCCGTGGACGTACAGGCTTTCTCGCTCCCATTATGTTTAATGTCATTTTCCCAATTGGACGTTATACCGTGGGCTATGGCCCGACCAATAAGATCGGTATGGGTGAAAACTTACCCAAAGATGTTGCACGTGAATGGGCGCAATTTTGTAGTAAACCGGGTTATGTCATTAACGCCATTGGTAAACAGATTGACCCATCGCAAGATTTTCATTCAAAAATCAAATGTCCAATTACTGCCATTTGGGCAACGGATGATGACATTGCTTCTGAAGCCAATGTGAAAGATCTGATTCGTTTATATCCAAATGCAGCAACTGACATTATTCCACTTGAACCTAAAAAACACGGTCATAAAGTGATTGGACATATGTTGATGTTTAAACGTTCACATCAAAACTTATGGCCAATCATTGAACAACAAATTGCTGCATAG
- a CDS encoding I78 family peptidase inhibitor produces the protein MKKIFAFAALASLMTACTTSQETTSTPPKIGMANPASQYCVEQGGKLEIRNEADGQVGYCHLANGQVIEEWALFRANQAECVPEEAKRLIGQSHLTEAQIKKLTKAQTVRMVAPGQPVTMDYRAERVTVTVDPSNNKIVQASCG, from the coding sequence ATGAAAAAAATATTTGCGTTTGCCGCACTTGCGAGCTTAATGACGGCATGTACAACTTCACAAGAAACCACAAGCACACCACCAAAAATTGGGATGGCAAATCCTGCAAGTCAATATTGTGTTGAACAGGGTGGAAAGCTTGAAATTCGCAATGAAGCCGATGGTCAGGTTGGATATTGCCATTTAGCCAACGGACAAGTCATTGAAGAATGGGCATTGTTCCGTGCTAATCAAGCTGAATGTGTGCCTGAAGAGGCAAAACGCTTAATCGGTCAATCTCATTTAACCGAAGCCCAAATCAAAAAATTGACCAAAGCTCAAACGGTGCGCATGGTTGCACCTGGTCAGCCTGTCACCATGGATTATCGTGCTGAACGTGTTACCGTTACTGTTGACCCAAGCAACAACAAAATCGTTCAAGCAAGCTGTGGCTAA
- the brnQ gene encoding branched-chain amino acid transport system II carrier protein, whose product MTSLRTRDIVALGFMTFALFIGAGNIIFPPIVAQQAGEHVWLAAGGFLITAVGLPVITIVALSRVEGSIQNLSSPLGKYASLLLTVACYLAVGPLFATPRTATVSYEIGFSSYFGNSASALLIYSIIYFAVVTVVSLYPNKILDTVGYFLSPLKIIALVILGVTAVLIPAGNPPAAIDKYVTSPVSEGIVNGYLTMDTLGALVFGIVIVKAITSRGVSDSKLITKYAVNAAIISGIGLTLVYLSLFKLGLGSHDVAPNAANGAIILHAYVQHAFGDMGSYFLATMIFIACMVTAIGLTCACAEYFSSITKISYKTFVFILVGFSLVISNLGLTKLIAVSVPVLSAIYPPAIAVILLSFCSPFFKKPASVIASTTLVAFIFGIFDGVKVAGFELPNALVNLPLSEQSLAWLIPSAIVLVITAVIDRIRN is encoded by the coding sequence ATGACAAGTCTCCGTACTCGAGATATTGTTGCGCTAGGTTTTATGACTTTTGCACTGTTTATTGGTGCAGGCAACATTATCTTTCCACCGATTGTGGCACAACAAGCGGGTGAGCACGTATGGTTAGCTGCAGGTGGTTTCCTTATTACCGCAGTTGGTTTACCTGTAATCACGATTGTTGCTTTGTCACGTGTCGAAGGTTCTATCCAAAATTTAAGCTCACCACTGGGTAAATATGCCAGTCTATTATTGACTGTGGCATGTTATTTGGCGGTTGGACCTTTATTTGCAACACCACGTACTGCTACCGTTTCTTATGAAATTGGTTTCTCTTCTTACTTTGGTAATAGCGCAAGTGCTTTGCTGATTTACAGTATTATTTATTTTGCTGTGGTCACTGTGGTTTCTCTATATCCAAATAAGATTTTAGATACGGTTGGCTACTTCCTTTCACCACTTAAAATTATTGCATTGGTCATTTTAGGTGTTACTGCTGTTCTTATTCCTGCTGGCAACCCTCCTGCTGCCATCGACAAATATGTAACCAGTCCAGTGTCTGAAGGGATCGTGAATGGTTATCTCACCATGGATACTTTAGGTGCTTTAGTCTTTGGTATCGTGATTGTAAAAGCCATTACGTCTCGTGGTGTATCTGACAGTAAGCTAATTACCAAATATGCGGTGAATGCTGCCATTATTTCAGGTATTGGTTTAACACTGGTTTATTTAAGCTTGTTTAAATTGGGCTTAGGTAGTCATGACGTTGCACCAAATGCTGCCAATGGTGCGATTATCTTGCATGCGTATGTTCAACATGCCTTTGGTGACATGGGATCTTACTTCCTTGCAACCATGATTTTTATTGCATGTATGGTGACTGCGATTGGTCTGACTTGTGCCTGTGCTGAATACTTCTCATCAATTACTAAAATTTCATACAAAACTTTTGTATTTATTTTAGTCGGCTTCTCTTTGGTCATTTCAAACTTAGGTTTAACCAAACTGATTGCTGTATCAGTACCTGTACTCAGTGCGATTTATCCACCTGCAATTGCTGTGATTCTGCTTAGCTTCTGTTCACCATTTTTCAAAAAACCTGCATCTGTGATTGCATCGACTACGTTGGTTGCGTTCATTTTCGGTATTTTTGATGGTGTAAAAGTTGCTGGTTTTGAACTGCCAAACGCTTTAGTGAATTTACCACTCTCAGAACAAAGTCTTGCATGGCTTATTCCATCTGCAATTGTTCTTGTGATCACTGCTGTGATTGACCGTATCAGAAACTAA